TGGTGGGGGCGCTTACCGCTTTCATGGGAGCATTAGTAGCCTGCACACAGTTTGATATTAAGAAAATCCTGGCTTATTCTACCATTTCGCAACTGGGTTATATGGTAATGGGTATGGGAGTAGGGGCACACGATGCCGCTTTGTTTCACCTGACTACCCACGCGTTTTTTAAAGCCGCTTTATTTTTAAACTCGGGCATTATTATTCATGCCGTTCATCATGCCTTGCTGCACGAAGATGCCGAAACCCGCGCCTTGATTGATGCCCAGGATATCCGTAACATGGGCGGACTGCGCCAAATACTTCCTTTAACTTTTTACGCGTATTTACTGGGGGCTGCTGCCCTGGTGGGCGTACCTTTCTTCTCAGGATTTTTATCCAAAGACGCTATTTTAATTGGAGCCTGGAATTGGGCTGCTTACGGCAAGGCAACTACCGGAAGTTACGGGTGGTATCTTGTTCCAATTGTAGGTTTTACCTCGGTGGCGCTTACAGCCTATTACATGATGCGCCAGCTCATTTTTGTTTTTTTGGGTAAGTTCCGGTTGGGTTTCGGCGAAAAGCACTTGCGGGTAAGCCCGCAACAAGAAGCTTCCTGGCTCATGCTGGTACCTGTTTTGATTTTATCCGGGCTGGCGCTCGGCTTTTTCTACTCTTTTAATCCACTATCGGGTAGCCATAGCTGGTTCCTGCAGGGCATTTCTTTAAAAATTTTAAATCCAAATAATCTTTTACTGGCGGGTACCTGGTTAAAAAATTTAAATTCCCTAGATCAGCATAATGCGCATTTACTGGCTCCCATTATATCGGTGCTCACCATTATTTTGGGGGGTGGCCTGGCATGGCGTCGATTTGGCCGTAACTTAATTACTAATGCCACCAACTATCAACTATCAGCTTTGCCGCCTTCCCGGTTTACAAAATTTATATTTTTAAATTTTTACCTTGATCGGGTTTACCAGAAAATGTTGGTGCAACCGATATTGTGGTTGGCTGCCGGGGTGGCCAAAACCGATGCCTACCTGATTGATTACAGCATTAACACCTTCGCTAAAATTTTGGTGGTTTTTTCTAAAATCGTGGGTTGGTTTGACCGGGCTATTGTAGATGGCTTGGTACGAGGTTTGGCGGTGCTTGCCCGATTATCTGGTAATGTAGGACGGTGGATGCAAAACGGCAAAGTCCAATCGTACTACTTATTTTCTTTACTGGGCTTGTTGCTGTTGGTATTTTATATTTTAATTTTTTAAAAAAAGCCTGCGGGAAACAAATAATTTGAATGAATTTTATCCTGAGTAGCCTGATCTTTATTCCGTTAGCATCTGTTCTGCTAATTCTTGCCTTGCCTGCCCGGTCCGTTCGCCTGATAAGATCGGTGGTTTGCGGGGTTACCTTCGTGGAATTGTTGTTGGCGGTACTGTTATTCTTCGAATTTTGGTCGGGTCCAGGTTTGGGTT
The sequence above is a segment of the Adhaeribacter swui genome. Coding sequences within it:
- the nuoL gene encoding NADH-quinone oxidoreductase subunit L; protein product: MNTSLLTSSTNQNLAFAFAGGLLLLPLLGFAVCFFLGKKLPRQGDWFSISAGALSLMLALYLFSQVWQQFPLHQQFTWFRLTGLNNTQQLFTAGVYLDNLSVLLLVFVTFISLLVQIFSVAYLHNDEHYNRYFAYLNLFTGSMLGLVLADNLLLIFIFWELVGFCSYLLIGFWFYRPAAAQASKKAFLVNRVGDIGLLIGLFLLYSFFGTFDLITLKAQIGTLINNLPAGSNTFSVSEVFTPAQIPTYLLTLTGLALFCGCVGKSAQFPLQVWLPDAMEGPTPVSALIHAATMVAAGIYLLAKCYAFFTPDALLIITLVGALTAFMGALVACTQFDIKKILAYSTISQLGYMVMGMGVGAHDAALFHLTTHAFFKAALFLNSGIIIHAVHHALLHEDAETRALIDAQDIRNMGGLRQILPLTFYAYLLGAAALVGVPFFSGFLSKDAILIGAWNWAAYGKATTGSYGWYLVPIVGFTSVALTAYYMMRQLIFVFLGKFRLGFGEKHLRVSPQQEASWLMLVPVLILSGLALGFFYSFNPLSGSHSWFLQGISLKILNPNNLLLAGTWLKNLNSLDQHNAHLLAPIISVLTIILGGGLAWRRFGRNLITNATNYQLSALPPSRFTKFIFLNFYLDRVYQKMLVQPILWLAAGVAKTDAYLIDYSINTFAKILVVFSKIVGWFDRAIVDGLVRGLAVLARLSGNVGRWMQNGKVQSYYLFSLLGLLLLVFYILIF